GCTCCTGTTTTGGATTCGGCTGGTCACGTTCCAGCACCCACGTTTTACCGATACGTTTGGCAATCACTTTTCCATCTCGGCACAGACGTTTAATATGGTCCTGGCTAAGGTCCCAACGCTCTGCTGCTTCCTCGGTTCCCATTACTC
The Clostridium cylindrosporum DSM 605 DNA segment above includes these coding regions:
- a CDS encoding helix-turn-helix domain-containing protein produces the protein MGTEEAAERWDLSQDHIKRLCRDGKVIAKRIGKTWVLERDQPNPKQEQ